In Oxyura jamaicensis isolate SHBP4307 breed ruddy duck chromosome 21, BPBGC_Ojam_1.0, whole genome shotgun sequence, a single genomic region encodes these proteins:
- the VWA1 gene encoding von Willebrand factor A domain-containing protein 1 — MLAEAVLALGVWLQLVAGQEAHCRGAQPSISNSEGDVLFLLDSSGSVSYYEFSKVKEFMSDLMKPFTFGPRDVQTSIIHISTTPTMEFPFDRYQSCEAVQQAIHDTQQLMGDTNTGQALSYAKEKFFSNEAGARPDVPKVLVWVTDGFSTDDISEPMQLLKDMGVTVFIVSTGRGNYLELSAAASQPPEKHLHFVDVDDMTIITKELRDAMLDVIQANRLHAVDITSSSFRLLWPKLLSQETGFYTLEYAPTINLASKRTTQLSGAHTSFTLSNLAPETTYEVALVPESNVHYFPPQTTRVTTLAEEITPAQVLISESSPHSFQVSWAPTPDSVAAYQILYGPLPGDSAQLLEVDGKRNSTVVENLAPNTTYLVTVTAIYRSGKEKSLSAKACTQEEGSKVRHLRFEDMGSNTLKASWDAADGKVLGYRVRCRRQTGPSSLISVSPQIHSVLLTDLPSGTTNKVCVKPMYKNQPGKGLCRVVRMQPATEAQGYRHRKRA; from the exons GTGCCCAGCCCTCCATCTCCAACTCGGAGGGAGATGTCCTCTTCTTGCTGGACAGCTCTGGCAGCGTCTCCTACTACGAGTTTTCCAAGGTGAAGGAATTCATGTCGGACCTCATGAAGCCTTTCACCTTTGGCCCCAGAGACGTGCAGACCAGCATCATCCACATCAGCACCACCCCCACCATGGAGTTCCCCTTCGACCGGTACCAGTCGTGTGAGGCGGTGCAGCAAGCCATCCACGACACCCAGCAGCTCATGGGTGACACCAACACGGGCCAAGCGCTCTCCTACGCCAAGGAGAAGTTCTTCAGCAACGAGGCCGGTGCCCGGCCGGACGTGCCCAAGGTTCTGGTTTGGGTGACGGATGGTTTCTCCACCGATGACATCTCCGAACCCATGCAGCTCCTGAAGGACATGGGGGTGACGGTGTTCATCGTCAGCACCGGGCGGGGGAATTACCTggagctctctgctgctgccagccagcctcCCGAGAAGCACCTGCACTTTGTGGACGTGGATGACATGACCATCATCACAAAGGAGCTTCGGGATGCTATGCTAG atGTTATCCAAGCCAATCGGCTCCATGCAGTGGATATCACCTCAAGCAGCTTCCGTCTGTTGTGGCCCAAACTCCTCTCCCAAGAAACTGGGTTCTACACCCTAGAGTACGCCCCGACAATCAATCTGGCAAGCAAGAGGACAACGCAACTCTCTGGGGCTCACACCAGCTTCACACTGAGCAACCTCGCACCAGAAACCACTTACGAGGTGGCACTTGTTCCTGAATCCAACGTCCACTACTTCCCTCCCCAGACAACAAGGGTCACCACCCTGGCAG AGGAAATCACTCCTGCTCAGGTTCTCATCTCGGAGTCCAGTCCACACAGCTTCCAGGTCAGCTGGGCTCCTACACCGGACAGCGTGGCCGCCTACCAGATCCTGTACGGGCCGCTCCCTGGGGACTCGGcgcagctgctggaggtggatGGCAAGCGAAACAGCACTGTGGTGGAGAACCTGGCACCCAACACCACCTACCTGGTGACGGTGACTGCGATCTACAGGTCAGGAAAGGAGAAATCCCTGTCAGCTAAAGCGTGCACTCAGGAAG AGGGCTCCAAAGTGAGGCACCTTCGTTTCGAAGACATGGGCTCCAACACCCTGAAAGCCTCCTGGGACGCTGCTGACGGGAAGGTCCTGGGTTACCGAGTCAGGTGCCGGAGGCAAACGGGCCCTTCGTCCCTCATCAGCGTGTCGCCACAGATCCACAGCGTGCTCCTCACCGACCTGCCTTCAGGCACCACCAACAAAGTGTGCGTGAAGCCCATGTACAAAAACCAGCCGGGCAAGGGGCTGTGCCGCGTGGTGCGCATGCAGCCGG CTACAGAAGCCCAAGGATATAGGCACAGAAAGAGAGCATGA